The DNA region TCTAAAACTACTGGAAGGGAAAACCATCGGGGTACTGGGTTATGGCAGCCAGGGGCACGCGCAAGCCCAAAACTTGAAGGATAGCGGATTAAAGGTCCTAGTCGGCCTACGGCCGCCTACCACTGAGGAAACCAAAGCGGAGTGGCAGCTAGCCGAGAGCGCCGGTTTAACGGTGAAGACGGTGGAAGAGGTGGCGCAGGAAGCTGATATCATCCAATTCCTGGTTCCCGACGAGACCCAGGCCTGGCTGTACCGGGAAAAGGTGGCTCCTTACCTAAAACCAGGTAAAGCCCTATGTTTCTCGCACGGTTTCAACATTCATTTTAAGCAGATCGTCCCGCCGGCTACGGTTGATGTCTTCATGATCGCGCCGAAGAGCCCTGGCCACCTGGTACGGCGGATGTACGAACAAGGGGTTGGTGTACCCGCGCTAGTGGCGGTCGAACAAGACTACACCGGGCAGGCACTAGCCTTGGCCCTAGCCTACGCCAAAGGGATCGGCTCCACCCGGGCGGGTGTTATTCTGACCACCTTTAAAGAAGAGACCGAGACCGACCTCTTTGGCGAGCAATGTGTGCTGTGTGGGGGGGTTTCTGAACTAATTCGGGCGGGTTTTGATACCCTGGTTGAAGCTGGTTATCAGCCGGAGATCGCCTATTTCGAATGTCTCCATGAAATGAAACTGATCGTTGACCTGATTTACGAAGGCGGGATCAGCATGATGCGCTATTCGGTCAGTGACACTGCTGAATATGGCGATCTAATGGTAGGGAAACGGATCATCAACGAATACACCCGCGAAGAAATGAAACAAGTTTTAGCCGAAATCCAAAGCGGTGAATTCGCTAAACAATGGCTGTTGGAAAATCAGGTTGGCCGGCCGATGTTCAACGCTCTGCGCAAAAAGGACGCGGAACATTTGATTGAAAAGGTTGGTAAGGAACTGCGGGCTATGATGAAGTGGCTCCAGAAGAAGTAGCCAACCGTTCGCGGCGCAAGTCCATGGTCTACCAGCGGCGGCAGACGGCGAATGTCTTCGTGTATTGTTAGCCGCCGTTTACATTTTAAAGGAGGGAAAAGCGAATGCATAATAACCGAGTCTATATATTTGACACCACCCTGCGGGATGGTGAACAGTCACCTGGCGTCAGTTTGAATGCTCAGGAAAAGCTGGAGATTGCTCAGCAACTGGCTAAACTCGGTGTAGACGTGATCGAAGCGGGCTTTCCGATCACTTCTCCAGGCGATTTTGAGGCGTGTCGGCTGATTTCCCGACAGGTCAAGGGGCCGACGATCGCCGCTCTGGCGCGGACGGCCGAGGCTGACATCGACCGGGCTTGGGAGGCGATTAAAGAGGCGGAGAGACCCCGCATTCACACTTTCATTGCCACATCTGACCTGCACTTGAAATACAAGCTGCAGATGTCGCGCGAGCAGGTGTTGGAAGCGGCGGTCGAAGCGGTGAAGCGAGCGAAGCGATACACTCCAGATGTGGAGTTTTCCTGTGAAGATGCTTCCCGCAGCGATCTGGACTACCTCTGCCAGGTCTTAACGGCGGTGATTGAGGCCGGGGCAACCGTCGTCAACATTCCCGACACCGTTGGTTATGCCACCCCAGATGAATTCGGAGATTTTATTGCCCAGATCCGTCGCCAGGTTCCCAATATCGACCAGACGATCGTCAGCGTGCACTGCCACAACGACCTGGGGCTGGCGGTGGCTAATTCACTGGCGGCCATCGTCAATGGAGCGCAGCAGGTAGAGTGCGCGGTGAACGGCATCGGCGAGCGGGCGGGCAATGCCTCTTTGGAAGAAATTGTCATGGCCCTCTACACCCGCCGGTCCTACTATCAGCGGGAATTGGCCATCAATTACAGCGAAATCTACCGGACCAGCCGTCTGGTCAGCCGTCTGACGGGGATGCCAGTGCAGCCGAATAAGGCTGTGGTGGGTAAAAACGCCTTCGCCCACGAATCGGGCATTCATCAGGACGGGGTGTTAAAGGAACGGACGACTTATGAGATCATGAACCCGAAATTGATCGGGATTAACCAGAACGGGATTGTCCTGGGGAAGCACTCGGGCCGCCACGCCCTGCGTGAGCGATTAGAGCAGTTAGGATTTATTCTCGATGATGCTGATTTGAACAAAGCGTTCGCCCGGTTTAAGGCCCTGGCGGATAAGAAGAAAGAGATCACCAGCCAGGACCTGGAGGCTATTATCAAGGAGGAAATCCGGTCTATCCCCGAAAAATACCGGCTTGATTATCTGCATATCTCCAGCGGGACGCGGATTATCCCCACGGCTACTATTGGCCTGTATATAGATAATGAGCTGGTGGAAGAAGCGGCCTGCGGTGATGGGCCGGTCGACGCCGCCTTTAAGGCGATTGATAAAATAACTGACCTGGGAGCGTCGCTGATTGAATACTCGCTCAACGCCATCACTGGTGGTAAGGACGCTTTGGGTGAAGTTACGGTAAGAGTACAGTGTGGTGATAAGATCTACATTGGGCGCGGTGTCAGCACCGATGTGATTGAAGCTAGTGTCAAAGGATACATCAACGCCCTGAACAAGGTAGCCTATGATCGCGCGCAAACCTAGGGGGGCTAGATTAAATTAGGCGGAAGAAAGAAGCGAGAGAGTCAATTTTGCAGGATGGGGGGAAGACAAATGGGAATGACGATCACAGAGAAAATACTGGCTGCCCACGCCGGTAAGGAGCGGGTGGAACCAGGCGAATTGATCAACTGTCGACTGGATGGCGTCCTAGCCAACGACATCACCGCACCGGTGGCGATCAAGGAGTTCGCCAAACTGGAAATCGACGAGGTATTCGACCGCGACAAGATTTTTCTGGTTCCCGACCATTTTTCACCGAACAAGGACATCAAGTCTGCTGAGCAGTGTAAGGAAATGCGGGATTTTGCCCGCCGGCAAGGGATCACCAACTATTTTGAGGTCGGCCGGATGGGGATTGAACACTGCCTGCTTCCCCAGGAGGGGCTGGTCCTCCCCGGGGATGTCATCATCGGGGCTGATTCGCACACCTGTACCTATGGGGCGCTGGGGGCTTTCGCCACCGGCGTCGGTAGTACCGACGTCGCGGCGGGGATGGCCCTGGGAGAAGCCTGGTTTAAGGTGCCGGAGTCGATTAAGTTTGTCTATAACGGTGAGCTTCAGCCGTGGGTGTCAGGCAAAGACCTGATCCTCTACACCATCGGTGACATCGGTGTGGACGGTGCTCTTTACCAGGCGATGGAGTTCACCGGCGAGACCATCGCCAACCTCTCCATGGATGGCCGTTTCACGATGTGTAACATGGCTATTGAGGCCGGCGGTAAGAACGGGATCATTGCCCCTGACCAGATTACCCTGGACTATGTAGCGACCCGGGCCAAGCGGCCTTTTCAGGTGTATCAGAGCGATGCGGACGCGAAGTACGCCCGGGTGATCGAATACGACGTCACCCGGATCGAGCCACAGGTGTCTTTCCCCCATTCACCCGAGAACACCCGGCCGGTCAGTGAGGTGGGAAATGTAGAGATCGACCAGGTGGTAATCGGTTCCTGTACGAACGGCCGGCTGGACGACCTGCGAGTTGCCGCCAAGATTATGCAGGGTAGGAAGGTTCACCCGCACGTCCGAGCTCTCATTTTCCCGGGGACCCAGGAGATCTACAAACAGGCCATTAAAGAAGGCCTGATCGATATCTTCATTGATGCGGGGGCGGTCGTCAGTACCCCAACCTGCGGTCCCTGCCTGGGCGGTTACATGGGTATCCTGGCCGCCGGGGAGCGGGCTGTTTCAACGACCAACCGCAACTTTGTGGGTCGGATGGGCCATCCGGAAAGCGAAGTTTATCTAGCGAGCCCAGCCGTGGCCGCTGCCTCAGCGATTCTGGGCCGGCTGGGCGGACCCGAGGAGGTGGAGTAAATGGAACTGCGTGGTCGAGTCTGGAAATTTGGTGCTGATATCGATACCGATCTAATTATTCCTGCCCGTTATTTGAACACGGCTGATCCCGGCGAACTGGCTAAACACTGTCTGGAAGACCTGGAACCTGACTTTTGTCAGAAGATCGCCCCTGGCGACATCATCGTGGCGGACAAAAACTTCGGCTGCGGGAGTTCCCGGGAGCATGCCCCCATTGCCATCAAGGCTGCTGGGATATCCTGTGTCATCGCGAAGTCGTTTGCCCGCATTTTCTACCGGAATGCGATCAATATCGGCTTGCCAATCTTTGAGTGCCCGGCGGCCGCGGAGGGGCTTCAGCCGGGTGATCAGGTTGAGGTTGATCCGAAGAGCGGTCAGATCAAAAATTTAACCACAGGCAAAACATACCAGGCGGCTCCCTTCCCAGAATTCATGCAGCAGATCATGGACCGGGGTGGACTGATCAATTACGTCAAGGGAAGGGTGAACCGACGTGTATAAGATCGCAGTTTTACCCGGCGACGGGATTGGGGTGGAGATCATCCCTGAGGCTTTGAAGGTGTTGCGGGTAGTGGGACAGAAGTTCGGGCACCAGTGGCAGTTTACGGAAGGGCTGTTTGCGGGAGCAGCGATCGACGTTGTGGGTCAGGCGTTGCCGCCAGAGACGCTGGAGTTGTGCCGCACAAGCGACGCCATTCTCCTGGGCGCTGTTGGCGGCCCCAAGTGGGACAGTTTACCGGCAGCCCAGCGACCGGAATCTGCCGGCCTGCTGCCTTTGAGAAAGCAGCTCGGTCTGTTTGCCAATATTCGGCCGGTGAAGGTTTACCCGGTTCTGGTTGAGGCTTCGACGCTGAAACCTGAAGTCGTGTCCGGCGTGGACCTGGTGGTCTTCCGTGAATTAACCGGGGGTTTGTACTTTGGGGAGAAGCGGCGGGAGAAGACAGCCACCGGCGAAAAGGCGATCGACACCCTGACTTACACGACCGAAGAGATCGAGCGGGTGGCCAGACTGGCCTTTGCCGCCGCCCAGAAACGACGCCGAAAAGTCACGTCGGTTGACAAGGCCAATGTCCTGGAAAGCTCCCGTCTGTGGCGGGAAACGGTTAATCGAATCGCCACGGATTATCCAGACGTTGAGTTAGAGCATCTCTACGTGGATAACTGCGCGATGCAGTTGGTCCGTAATCCTAAACAGTTTGACGTTATTCTTACGGAGAATATGTTTGGAGACATTCTGACCGATCAGGCCTCGATGCTGGCGGGATCCATCGGTTTGCTGCCTTCGGCCAGTCTGGGCGGCCAGGTGGCCCTCTACGAACCGGCCCACGGCTCTGCCCCCGATATCGCCGGTCAGAAAAAAGCAAATCCGCTGGCGACGATCCTTTCCGTGGCCATGATGCTCCGGTATTCATTCAACCTGGAGGCGGAAGCGCGGGCCGTTGAACAAGCCGTGGTGGCGGTGCTGGAAGCCGGTTACCGCACCCCGGACCTTGCCGGGCCCGGTAAGCAAATAGTGAACACGGAGGAGATGGGGACATTGGTGGCGGAACGTATCTAATTCAGTCATAATTCAGTCACTATTTTTTAGAATGAGACAACAGGCCTCAGCGGATCGCGGTGGGCCTGTTTTCATGTGTGCTGCCGCTAAAAACGGTAAAGACTAGATCTACACGACCATTATACCGGAGGTGTCCACCATTAAAGAAAAGTCTATCCATCTCTGGACGGTCCAGCGGCATGAAGCCTGGAAAGTTTTTCAGCGCCTGGGAGTCCTGCGGGGAGACGGCCGGCGGGTTGACCGGTCCTTTCTCCCTGCGTACCACTGGATGATGGAACAAATGAAAAAGCGTCTGCCTGCTTATAAAGGGCGATTCCCGGTGTGGTCATGGTACCAACCGAAACCGGATCTGCGCTGCAAGGGGTTTCTGCCGGCCGGCAGCCGGGGAGTTCGGATTGAATTCGCCAAACCCCGGGAACAGGTGCTACTTTCCGATTTTGGCTCCTGGCACTGTATTTTAGACAATCATTACCTGCCGTTGACGGAGGCTGAGCAGCAGGAGTGGGAAATGCGCCTCCGTGAACGGGGTAGGAACGGCGCAGTCGTTCCACCCGACCTGCAGGAGATGATCACCCGGAGCTGGGAGCGGATCTTTGACCTGGAGGCGATCAACGCTTCAGAAATGATGGGACCAGTAACGGAGATCCAGGCCGTAGTGGAGGAGATCCTTCTCGACGAGGTAATCCGGGTAACGGAGTTCATCGCTCGTTAGCCTTAATTTCTGGCTTGTCTGGTTCAGGTAGAAAAGTTATTATTATAGGTAATAATGTAACTGAAAAATATAATTATTGGAAGCGATACTATGTTTGAAAAACTACAGTTCCTGGTCCCGTTTAGAAATATAAATGTCTTCTCGCTTAATATGCTTTTTGCCATCCTGGACGTGGCCATTGTGGCCTATGTTCTTTATAAGTTCTTTATGCTGATCAAAGGCACCCGGGCGGTCCAGTTGATCAAGGGACTGGTTATCCTGATGGTGTTTTCGACCTTGAGCAACTGGTTGCACCTGCAAACGGTTCACTGGATAATGCAGAAGACGTGGACCATGCTGTTTGTGGCCCTGCCGGTGGTGTTTCAGCCGGAACTGCGCCGGGCGCTCGAACAGTTAGGGCGGGGTAAGTTTTTTGCTCAGTCCATCACTACCCTGGGCGAAGAGGAAATGCAGCAGGTGATTGGTGAGGTGACCCGGGCAGTGCAGGTATTGGCGCGCAATCGTATGGGGGCGCTGATTATCATTGAACGGGAAACGGGCCTGGAGGAACATATTCAGACCGGGGTAAAAATCGACGGGGTGATCTCCGCGGAGTTTTTGGTCAATATATTTATTCCAAAATCGCCTTTGCACGATGGGGCACTGATTATCCGGGGCGACCGGGTGATGGCCGCAGGGTGTTTCCTTCCGCTGACTGATGACCCGGACCTGAGCAAGGAGCTGGGGACCAGACACCGGGCGGCGCTCGGGATAACGGAGATGTCGGATGCGGTGGCGGTGGTGGTGTCCGAGGAAACTGGCGTAGTTTCGATCGCGGAAGAAGGACGGTTAACGCGCTACCTGGATGACAAGACCCTGCGCGACATGCTGACCAAGCTCCTTCGTCCGCGGGTTCAGCACCCCACCTTTCTGTGGAATTGGAGGTCGTAGGTGGTGCCGAAGGATGACCGGTACAATCTAATTTTTAAAATTGTTTCCATTTTGCTGGCGATCTTGATGTACGTGTTTGTGGCCAACGAACGCGGCACTGACCTGGAGCGGATTTTTGATAACATGACCGTGCAGGTGCGAGGCATGGGGTCGGATCTAGTCCTCGTGCAGAAACCAGGTAATGTGCAGGTGTCGCTGCGCGGTCCGGTAGATACGCTTTCCCCGCAGGATATTGGGGTCTACGTTGATCTGAGTGGGGCCAAGCCGGGTGAGCACCTGCTTCCCGTCCAGGTGTCTGTCCCGAACGGGGTAACGGTGCTGAACGTCAAACCCGGTCGGGTCAAGGTGAAGGTGGACAACCGGGACGAAAAACAGGTCCCGGTGCAGGTCAATCTTTTGGGTAGCCCGGCCAGCGGGTTTATTGCCCTTGATCCAGTGCTTAAACCGTCCCAGATCGTGGTCAAGGGTGGGGCGTCGGTTTTACAGAACATCCAGCGGGTCTACGTGAATATCGATCTCCGGGGAACCGACCACAACCTGAGCGAAAATCTCCCGGTGAAACTCCTGGATAAACAGGGTAATGTCATCACTGACCCATCATTATCAGTTATCCCAGCCTCGGTCGATGTCCTGATCCCGGTGGTCAAAGACCTGCCCGCGAAGACAGTCCCCGTCAAGGTGGATGTGCAGGGGACACCGGCCAAAGGATATCAGGTGGGTCAGGTGATTGCCGAGCCGGCGATGGTGAAGATCATGGCCCAGCTGGCCAGCCTGAAGCCAATCGAGTACGTTTTGACTGAACCAATCGATCTGAGCCAGGCGAAAACCAGTGTGGCCAAAGAGGTGCCCGTACGAGTCCCGGCCGGCGTCAACTGGGTTCAACCCACTACTGTGCAAGTCGTGGTGCAGATTGGACCAGGCCAGGGGGAAATGGAGATCGCTGACGTGCCAGTGACCCTGACCAATGTCCCGGGCGAGCTGCAGGCGGTCGCCTCGCCCGCATCCGTAAACCTGCGGGTGGCCGGGCCCGGCGAGGTTATGGCCAGACTAACCCCCAGGGATGTTCGCGCTTACGTGGATCTCAGCGGGTTGGGAAAAGGTACCCACACGGTGGAGGTCAAGGTACAGACCCCGGAAAGAACAACCGTGACCGGTATTACTCCAGCGTCTGTAACCATTACCTTGAATTGATTTAGCGGGGAGGCAACGACCCAAATCCAATGAAAATTAGAATCAGCAACCTGAAACTGCCGGTCGGGCACAATCCAGACGATGTGCTCAAACTGGCGGTGAAGAAAGCAAAACTTCCCCTGAAGGTGGTGGTTGACCACCGTCTGGTCCGGAAATCCATTGACGCCCGGCGTAAACCGGAGATTTATTTTGTTTACACTGTTGATCTCGAAATAACAGAGGCGACCTCTTTGGCTAATAACATCAAACGACACCCGGATATCAAAATAGTGGTCCCCACTCCGCCGCTGACGATTAAGCGTGGGGATACTCCGCTTACGCATCCACCGGTGGTGGTGGGGATGGGACCAGCCGGGCTGTTTGCAGCCCTGGCTCTGGCCGAATGGGGGTACCGGCCGATTGTGTTGGAGCGCGGTCAGGAGGTCAACCGTCGGACCGAGACCG from Bacillota bacterium includes:
- the ilvC gene encoding ketol-acid reductoisomerase, which translates into the protein MAKIYYDEDADLKLLEGKTIGVLGYGSQGHAQAQNLKDSGLKVLVGLRPPTTEETKAEWQLAESAGLTVKTVEEVAQEADIIQFLVPDETQAWLYREKVAPYLKPGKALCFSHGFNIHFKQIVPPATVDVFMIAPKSPGHLVRRMYEQGVGVPALVAVEQDYTGQALALALAYAKGIGSTRAGVILTTFKEETETDLFGEQCVLCGGVSELIRAGFDTLVEAGYQPEIAYFECLHEMKLIVDLIYEGGISMMRYSVSDTAEYGDLMVGKRIINEYTREEMKQVLAEIQSGEFAKQWLLENQVGRPMFNALRKKDAEHLIEKVGKELRAMMKWLQKK
- a CDS encoding 2-isopropylmalate synthase, whose product is MHNNRVYIFDTTLRDGEQSPGVSLNAQEKLEIAQQLAKLGVDVIEAGFPITSPGDFEACRLISRQVKGPTIAALARTAEADIDRAWEAIKEAERPRIHTFIATSDLHLKYKLQMSREQVLEAAVEAVKRAKRYTPDVEFSCEDASRSDLDYLCQVLTAVIEAGATVVNIPDTVGYATPDEFGDFIAQIRRQVPNIDQTIVSVHCHNDLGLAVANSLAAIVNGAQQVECAVNGIGERAGNASLEEIVMALYTRRSYYQRELAINYSEIYRTSRLVSRLTGMPVQPNKAVVGKNAFAHESGIHQDGVLKERTTYEIMNPKLIGINQNGIVLGKHSGRHALRERLEQLGFILDDADLNKAFARFKALADKKKEITSQDLEAIIKEEIRSIPEKYRLDYLHISSGTRIIPTATIGLYIDNELVEEAACGDGPVDAAFKAIDKITDLGASLIEYSLNAITGGKDALGEVTVRVQCGDKIYIGRGVSTDVIEASVKGYINALNKVAYDRAQT
- the leuC gene encoding 3-isopropylmalate dehydratase large subunit, which gives rise to MGMTITEKILAAHAGKERVEPGELINCRLDGVLANDITAPVAIKEFAKLEIDEVFDRDKIFLVPDHFSPNKDIKSAEQCKEMRDFARRQGITNYFEVGRMGIEHCLLPQEGLVLPGDVIIGADSHTCTYGALGAFATGVGSTDVAAGMALGEAWFKVPESIKFVYNGELQPWVSGKDLILYTIGDIGVDGALYQAMEFTGETIANLSMDGRFTMCNMAIEAGGKNGIIAPDQITLDYVATRAKRPFQVYQSDADAKYARVIEYDVTRIEPQVSFPHSPENTRPVSEVGNVEIDQVVIGSCTNGRLDDLRVAAKIMQGRKVHPHVRALIFPGTQEIYKQAIKEGLIDIFIDAGAVVSTPTCGPCLGGYMGILAAGERAVSTTNRNFVGRMGHPESEVYLASPAVAAASAILGRLGGPEEVE
- the leuD gene encoding 3-isopropylmalate dehydratase small subunit codes for the protein MELRGRVWKFGADIDTDLIIPARYLNTADPGELAKHCLEDLEPDFCQKIAPGDIIVADKNFGCGSSREHAPIAIKAAGISCVIAKSFARIFYRNAINIGLPIFECPAAAEGLQPGDQVEVDPKSGQIKNLTTGKTYQAAPFPEFMQQIMDRGGLINYVKGRVNRRV
- the leuB gene encoding 3-isopropylmalate dehydrogenase, which produces MYKIAVLPGDGIGVEIIPEALKVLRVVGQKFGHQWQFTEGLFAGAAIDVVGQALPPETLELCRTSDAILLGAVGGPKWDSLPAAQRPESAGLLPLRKQLGLFANIRPVKVYPVLVEASTLKPEVVSGVDLVVFRELTGGLYFGEKRREKTATGEKAIDTLTYTTEEIERVARLAFAAAQKRRRKVTSVDKANVLESSRLWRETVNRIATDYPDVELEHLYVDNCAMQLVRNPKQFDVILTENMFGDILTDQASMLAGSIGLLPSASLGGQVALYEPAHGSAPDIAGQKKANPLATILSVAMMLRYSFNLEAEARAVEQAVVAVLEAGYRTPDLAGPGKQIVNTEEMGTLVAERI
- a CDS encoding DUF3841 domain-containing protein, producing the protein MSTIKEKSIHLWTVQRHEAWKVFQRLGVLRGDGRRVDRSFLPAYHWMMEQMKKRLPAYKGRFPVWSWYQPKPDLRCKGFLPAGSRGVRIEFAKPREQVLLSDFGSWHCILDNHYLPLTEAEQQEWEMRLRERGRNGAVVPPDLQEMITRSWERIFDLEAINASEMMGPVTEIQAVVEEILLDEVIRVTEFIAR
- a CDS encoding TIGR00159 family protein, with product MFEKLQFLVPFRNINVFSLNMLFAILDVAIVAYVLYKFFMLIKGTRAVQLIKGLVILMVFSTLSNWLHLQTVHWIMQKTWTMLFVALPVVFQPELRRALEQLGRGKFFAQSITTLGEEEMQQVIGEVTRAVQVLARNRMGALIIIERETGLEEHIQTGVKIDGVISAEFLVNIFIPKSPLHDGALIIRGDRVMAAGCFLPLTDDPDLSKELGTRHRAALGITEMSDAVAVVVSEETGVVSIAEEGRLTRYLDDKTLRDMLTKLLRPRVQHPTFLWNWRS